From the genome of Deinococcus sp. JMULE3, one region includes:
- a CDS encoding S4 domain-containing protein, translated as MKLKLSTLVAQARGGRVIRTPFLDGDDIDRRLLNDPEVRHKLAGGFPDARRVVLTLHPEHIPEVDGGVTVYRVTPHEGGPAWDAQDFAVQLRRLGLDEDGLGDLREDRGSFLIAATGKAAQQVADLTSLGGRDVDVEPVGESAGKGSKLREVVVPSMRVDVVGAKGFGVSRAYFQQGIDGGKVRLNGQPARASSEIREGDSLAADGLGRIDFKRVVNETRRGNYKVELDVHR; from the coding sequence ATGAAGCTCAAGCTTTCCACTCTGGTCGCCCAGGCGCGCGGCGGGCGCGTGATCCGCACGCCGTTCCTGGACGGCGACGACATCGACCGCCGCCTGCTGAACGACCCCGAAGTCCGCCACAAGCTCGCCGGGGGCTTCCCGGACGCGCGCCGCGTGGTCCTGACGCTGCACCCCGAGCACATCCCCGAGGTGGACGGCGGCGTGACCGTGTACCGCGTGACCCCGCACGAGGGCGGCCCCGCGTGGGACGCGCAGGACTTCGCGGTGCAGCTCAGGCGCCTGGGCCTGGACGAAGACGGCCTGGGTGACCTGCGCGAGGACCGCGGCAGCTTCCTGATCGCCGCGACCGGCAAGGCCGCGCAGCAGGTCGCCGACCTGACCAGCCTGGGCGGCCGCGACGTGGACGTGGAACCGGTCGGCGAGAGCGCCGGGAAGGGCAGCAAGCTGCGCGAGGTCGTGGTGCCCAGCATGCGCGTGGACGTCGTGGGCGCCAAGGGCTTCGGCGTGAGCCGCGCGTACTTCCAGCAGGGCATCGACGGCGGCAAGGTCCGCCTGAACGGCCAGCCCGCCCGGGCCAGCAGCGAGATCCGCGAGGGCGACAGCCTCGCCGCCGACGGCCTGGGCCGCATCGACTTCAAACGCGTGGTGAACGAGACGCGGCGCGGCAACTACAAGGTCGAACTCGACGTCCACCGATGA
- the zapE gene encoding cell division protein ZapE — protein MIDLLSRNPSLDPEALTAELAPTPRYQGVRFATYHPNAAYPSQEEARVATQAFLKGAQVRPGGFRLFRRAKPEGRGLYLDGGFGVGKTHLLASAWHDAPGRAALMSFQDLMYIIGALGMTRAVDAFRGHDLLLIDEFELDDPGNTHMANTFLGQLMPGGTSVIATSNTEPGALGQGRFNASDFQRQIQAIASRFETHRIDGPDYRQRGVRPEDVLTPGEFTEWEARQQGATLARLNHRELSRHLLQVHPSRFSRLLQGVSAVAVTDLTPMPDQNVALRFVHFIDKLYDLGLHAAFTGTNLSHLFSDTYRHGAYAKKYSRCLSRLSELLKEARQDR, from the coding sequence ATGATCGACCTGCTGTCCCGCAATCCCAGCCTGGACCCGGAGGCCCTGACGGCCGAACTGGCCCCCACACCCCGCTACCAGGGCGTGCGCTTCGCCACGTACCACCCGAACGCGGCCTACCCCAGCCAGGAGGAGGCGCGCGTGGCCACGCAGGCGTTCCTGAAGGGCGCGCAGGTGCGGCCCGGGGGCTTCCGCCTGTTCCGCCGCGCCAAGCCCGAGGGGCGCGGCCTGTACCTCGACGGGGGGTTCGGGGTGGGCAAGACGCACCTGCTGGCCAGCGCGTGGCACGACGCGCCGGGCCGCGCGGCCCTGATGAGCTTCCAGGACCTGATGTACATCATCGGGGCGCTGGGAATGACCCGCGCCGTGGACGCGTTCCGCGGGCACGACCTGCTCCTGATCGACGAGTTCGAACTGGACGACCCGGGCAACACGCACATGGCGAACACGTTCCTGGGTCAGCTGATGCCCGGCGGGACCAGCGTGATCGCCACGAGCAACACCGAACCCGGCGCGCTGGGGCAGGGGCGCTTCAACGCCAGTGACTTCCAGCGGCAGATCCAGGCGATCGCCAGCCGCTTCGAGACGCACCGCATCGACGGGCCGGACTACCGGCAGCGCGGCGTGCGCCCCGAGGACGTCCTGACCCCAGGCGAGTTCACCGAGTGGGAGGCCCGGCAGCAGGGGGCCACGCTGGCCCGCCTGAACCACCGGGAACTGAGCCGTCACCTGCTGCAGGTGCACCCCAGCCGCTTCAGCCGCCTGCTGCAGGGCGTCAGCGCCGTCGCCGTGACGGACCTGACGCCCATGCCGGACCAGAACGTCGCGCTGCGGTTCGTGCACTTCATCGACAAGCTGTACGACCTGGGCCTGCACGCCGCGTTCACCGGCACGAACCTCAGTCATCTGTTCAGTGACACGTACCGGCACGGCGCGTACGCGAAGAAGTACAGCCGCTGCCTGTCCCGCCTGTCCGAACTGCTGAAAGAAGCCCGGCAGGACCGGTAA
- a CDS encoding acyl-CoA carboxylase subunit beta, whose translation MTKAGVELQELIAAMEQRRTRVEQGGGPERLKKQKAGGKLTARERIEALLDPGSFLEMGTFVEHRGGRLMQGVDAPGEGVVTGRGTIDGRQVFVFSQDFTVLGGSLGKMNAAKITKIMDMAAKTGCPVIGLNDSAGARIQEGVDSLSGYGEIFYRNAIYSGAVPQISAILGPCAGGAVYSPALTDFILMSEGSSYMFITGPEVIKSVTREDVTFDQLGGADVHTRRSGVAHLAYDGDEAVLAGIRDLLGYLPQNAHEKAPAHPTQDPATRTNERLLDIVVPDQRKPYAMHDVIHELVDDGTFLEIQPNWAKNIVVGFARLNGESVGIVANNPRVMAGTLNIDASDKAARFIRTCDCYNIPILTLVDVTGFLPGVAQEHAGIIRHGAKMLYAYAEATVPKVTLITRKSYGGAYLAMNSRDMGADVVYAWPTAAVAVMGAEGAANIVYRRDIQSSDNPDATRAQKIAEYKDAFDNPYVAASKGYIDDVIPMEDTRRVLIQTFEMLRDKEEARPYKKHGNIPL comes from the coding sequence ATGACGAAAGCGGGCGTGGAGTTACAGGAACTGATCGCGGCAATGGAGCAGCGCCGCACGCGGGTCGAGCAGGGCGGCGGCCCCGAACGCCTGAAGAAACAGAAGGCCGGAGGCAAACTCACCGCCCGCGAGCGCATCGAGGCGCTGCTCGACCCCGGCAGCTTCCTGGAGATGGGCACCTTCGTCGAGCACCGCGGCGGCCGCCTGATGCAGGGCGTGGACGCCCCCGGCGAGGGCGTCGTCACCGGGCGCGGCACCATCGACGGGCGGCAGGTGTTCGTGTTCAGCCAGGACTTCACGGTGCTGGGCGGCTCTCTGGGCAAGATGAACGCCGCGAAGATCACGAAGATCATGGACATGGCCGCCAAAACGGGCTGCCCGGTGATCGGCCTGAACGACAGCGCCGGGGCGCGCATCCAGGAAGGCGTGGACTCTCTGAGCGGCTACGGGGAGATCTTCTACCGGAACGCGATCTACTCGGGCGCGGTGCCGCAGATCAGCGCGATCCTGGGCCCCTGCGCGGGCGGCGCGGTGTACTCCCCGGCACTGACGGACTTCATCCTCATGAGCGAGGGCAGCAGCTACATGTTCATCACCGGTCCCGAGGTCATCAAGTCCGTGACGCGCGAGGACGTGACCTTCGACCAGCTGGGCGGCGCGGACGTCCACACCCGCAGGAGCGGCGTCGCGCACCTCGCGTACGACGGGGACGAGGCGGTGCTGGCGGGCATCCGTGACCTGCTGGGGTACCTGCCGCAGAACGCGCACGAGAAGGCCCCCGCGCACCCCACCCAGGACCCCGCCACCCGCACGAACGAGCGGCTGCTGGACATCGTCGTGCCCGACCAGCGCAAACCGTACGCCATGCACGACGTGATCCACGAACTCGTGGACGACGGCACCTTCCTGGAAATCCAGCCGAACTGGGCGAAGAACATCGTCGTGGGCTTCGCCCGCCTGAACGGCGAATCGGTCGGCATCGTGGCGAACAACCCGCGCGTCATGGCCGGCACGCTGAACATCGACGCGTCCGACAAGGCCGCGCGGTTCATCCGCACCTGCGACTGCTACAACATCCCCATCCTGACGCTGGTGGACGTCACGGGCTTCCTGCCGGGCGTCGCGCAGGAACACGCCGGGATCATCCGCCACGGCGCGAAGATGCTCTACGCGTACGCCGAGGCGACCGTCCCCAAGGTCACCCTGATCACCCGCAAGAGCTACGGCGGCGCGTACCTCGCCATGAACAGCCGCGACATGGGCGCCGACGTCGTGTACGCCTGGCCGACCGCCGCCGTCGCCGTCATGGGCGCCGAGGGCGCCGCGAACATCGTCTACCGCCGCGACATTCAAAGCAGCGACAACCCCGACGCGACCCGCGCGCAGAAGATCGCCGAGTACAAGGACGCCTTCGACAACCCCTACGTCGCCGCCAGCAAGGGCTACATCGACGACGTGATCCCCATGGAGGACACCCGCCGCGTCCTGATCCAGACCTTCGAGATGCTCCGCGACAAGGAAGAGGCCCGGCCCTACAAGAAGCACGGCAACATTCCGCTGTAA
- the msrB gene encoding peptide-methionine (R)-S-oxide reductase MsrB → MTEKPFVKPSDAELRERLTPMQYSVTQHEGTERAFTGEYWDHTEEGIYVDVVSGEPLFSSLDKYDAGCGWPSFTRPIPNVALTENTDYKIGYARTEVRSAGADSHLGHVFPDGPREHGGLRYCINSAALRFVPVSELEAQGYGEFRALFG, encoded by the coding sequence ATGACTGAGAAGCCGTTCGTGAAGCCGTCGGATGCGGAGCTGCGGGAGCGGCTGACGCCCATGCAGTACAGCGTGACCCAGCACGAGGGCACCGAGCGGGCGTTCACCGGGGAGTACTGGGATCACACGGAAGAGGGCATCTACGTGGACGTGGTGAGTGGCGAGCCGCTGTTCTCCAGCCTGGACAAGTACGACGCGGGGTGCGGCTGGCCGAGCTTCACCCGGCCGATTCCCAACGTGGCGTTGACGGAGAACACCGATTACAAGATCGGGTACGCGCGCACCGAGGTCCGGTCGGCGGGGGCGGATTCGCACCTGGGGCACGTGTTCCCGGATGGCCCGCGCGAGCACGGGGGGCTGCGGTACTGCATCAACTCGGCGGCGCTGCGGTTCGTGCCGGTGTCGGAACTGGAGGCGCAGGGGTACGGGGAGTTCCGGGCGCTGTTCGGGTGA
- a CDS encoding CAP domain-containing protein: MPTAFLRGSAAALLALTLAACGSTSTPGTGTPSADAPSTTQPGATQPGTTVLAAQAVASPVALTTGQTLQLKVTVNGQPAQPGQLKWTTSNAAVATVTQTGLVTAVSAGSATIRAALATNTASFIDFPVTVTAASAPAPAPAPTTPSAFAQQVLDLTNAARAVPRSCGATSYAAAPALTWNAALAQAAQGHATDMATQNYFSHTSKDGRTFSQRITNAGYTPYRTIGENIAAGQTTPQAVVDGWLKSEGHCRNIMNPAFKELGVGYAYTTTSTYKHYWVQDFGAR, from the coding sequence ATGCCCACCGCATTCCTGCGGGGCAGCGCCGCCGCGCTGCTCGCCCTCACCCTCGCCGCCTGCGGCAGCACCAGCACCCCCGGAACCGGCACCCCCAGCGCGGACGCGCCCAGCACCACCCAGCCCGGCGCGACCCAGCCCGGCACCACCGTCCTGGCCGCGCAGGCTGTCGCCAGCCCCGTCGCCCTGACCACCGGGCAGACCCTGCAACTGAAGGTCACTGTGAACGGCCAGCCGGCCCAGCCCGGCCAGCTGAAATGGACCACCAGCAACGCCGCCGTCGCGACCGTCACCCAGACCGGCCTCGTCACGGCCGTCTCGGCAGGCAGCGCCACCATCCGCGCGGCACTCGCCACGAACACGGCGTCGTTCATCGACTTCCCCGTGACCGTCACCGCCGCCAGCGCCCCCGCGCCCGCCCCGGCCCCCACCACGCCCAGCGCCTTCGCGCAGCAGGTCCTGGACCTCACGAACGCCGCGCGCGCCGTGCCCCGCAGCTGCGGCGCCACCAGCTACGCCGCCGCCCCCGCCCTCACCTGGAACGCGGCGCTCGCGCAGGCCGCGCAGGGCCACGCGACCGACATGGCCACCCAGAACTACTTCAGCCACACCAGCAAGGACGGCCGGACCTTCTCGCAGCGCATCACGAACGCCGGGTACACCCCGTACCGCACCATCGGCGAGAACATCGCCGCCGGGCAGACCACCCCCCAGGCCGTCGTGGACGGCTGGCTGAAAAGCGAGGGGCACTGCCGCAACATCATGAACCCCGCCTTCAAGGAACTCGGCGTCGGGTACGCGTACACCACCACCAGCACCTACAAGCACTACTGGGTGCAGGACTTCGGCGCCCGCTGA
- a CDS encoding flavin reductase family protein, with the protein MLSATTDRFFGYYPGTVALITAAHAGQRNVMAAGWHTALSADPPLYGVAIGRERATHALIRAGGTFGVNFLPLPLADAVQGAGLHSLHGGVDKHALLNLGTLPGQPLALSGAYLHYTCRVTAVTPTGDHDLFVGHVEQVHFDPDAYDDAGLLIAPPAIYLGRSTYTTTALERAEHGR; encoded by the coding sequence ATGCTCAGCGCCACCACCGACCGTTTCTTCGGGTACTACCCCGGCACCGTCGCCCTGATCACCGCCGCGCACGCCGGGCAGCGCAACGTCATGGCCGCCGGGTGGCACACCGCCCTGAGCGCCGACCCGCCCCTCTACGGTGTCGCCATCGGACGTGAACGCGCCACGCACGCCCTGATCCGCGCGGGCGGCACCTTCGGCGTGAACTTCCTGCCGCTGCCCCTGGCGGACGCCGTGCAGGGCGCGGGCCTGCACAGCCTGCACGGCGGCGTGGACAAACACGCCCTGCTGAACCTGGGCACCCTGCCCGGGCAGCCGCTCGCGCTGAGCGGCGCGTACCTGCACTACACCTGCCGCGTCACCGCCGTCACCCCAACCGGCGACCACGACCTGTTCGTGGGTCACGTCGAGCAGGTTCACTTCGACCCGGACGCCTACGACGACGCGGGCCTGCTCATCGCGCCGCCCGCCATCTACCTGGGCCGCAGCACCTACACCACCACCGCACTCGAACGCGCGGAACATGGCCGCTGA
- a CDS encoding phosphotransferase translates to MAAEPSPLALWNTRGEVWRTPAGDLPTLNVPDAAALPDVLRADLPPGAWLLHDGGLGFGRRGPLHVRLTGGPEVTWPGDWSTHLPDVLPGARPWQRPDWPEVATASVDARLGALGLTRAGPVNPGFSHDLMGIHRVPLGDGRRAWLKVSVDGREAALTAHLAARHPELLPPVLHADPQNATLLTLDGGALLDGVPDAAAWDEALTRLAAFQRAANAPALADLGAPTLTVPDMAARVDALLADPAPLRAWGLSPDEVTALRDLRPAVAAVFRDLHVHGLPSLPAHGDAHPRNALHGPERGSVWFDWSEVALAHPFMDAGWFLGFTLHPARAALPVRSGTPDLPERLAGAYLRALGAGDAAGLLWRSLPLAHLHRAVLFDAAYCDWVGTVPGIRPNFTPFSLRQALREAVRL, encoded by the coding sequence ATGGCCGCTGAACCCAGCCCGCTGGCCCTGTGGAACACGCGGGGCGAGGTGTGGCGCACCCCGGCGGGTGACCTGCCGACCCTGAACGTGCCGGACGCAGCGGCCCTGCCGGACGTGCTGCGCGCGGACCTGCCGCCCGGCGCGTGGCTGCTGCACGACGGCGGGCTGGGGTTCGGGCGGCGCGGGCCGCTGCACGTCCGCCTGACCGGCGGGCCGGAGGTCACGTGGCCCGGCGACTGGAGCACGCACCTCCCGGACGTCCTGCCCGGCGCGCGGCCCTGGCAGCGGCCCGACTGGCCGGAGGTCGCGACGGCCAGCGTGGACGCCCGACTGGGTGCCCTGGGCCTGACCCGAGCAGGACCGGTGAACCCCGGTTTCAGTCACGACCTGATGGGCATCCACCGCGTGCCGCTGGGGGACGGCCGCCGGGCGTGGCTGAAGGTCAGCGTGGACGGCCGCGAGGCGGCCCTGACCGCGCACCTCGCCGCGCGGCATCCGGAGCTGCTGCCGCCCGTCCTGCACGCCGATCCGCAGAACGCGACGCTGCTGACCCTGGACGGCGGCGCGCTGCTCGACGGGGTGCCCGACGCTGCCGCCTGGGATGAGGCTCTGACTCGACTGGCCGCCTTTCAGCGTGCGGCGAACGCCCCGGCCCTGGCCGACCTGGGCGCGCCCACCCTGACGGTGCCGGACATGGCGGCGCGGGTGGACGCCCTGCTGGCCGACCCCGCCCCCCTGCGCGCCTGGGGCCTTTCCCCGGACGAGGTGACGGCGCTGCGCGACCTGCGCCCAGCCGTGGCGGCCGTATTCCGTGACCTGCACGTGCACGGTCTGCCCAGCCTTCCCGCGCACGGGGACGCGCACCCCCGCAACGCCCTGCACGGCCCGGAGCGGGGCAGCGTCTGGTTCGATTGGAGCGAGGTCGCCCTGGCGCACCCGTTCATGGACGCCGGGTGGTTCCTGGGGTTCACCCTGCACCCCGCCCGCGCCGCGCTGCCCGTGCGCTCGGGCACGCCGGACCTACCCGAACGGCTGGCCGGAGCGTACCTGCGCGCCCTGGGCGCCGGGGACGCGGCAGGGCTGCTGTGGCGGTCGCTGCCGCTGGCGCACCTGCACCGCGCCGTGCTGTTCGACGCGGCGTACTGCGACTGGGTGGGCACCGTGCCGGGCATCCGCCCGAACTTCACGCCGTTCTCGCTGCGGCAGGCGTTACGGGAGGCTGTCAGGCTGTAA
- a CDS encoding YkgJ family cysteine cluster protein: MIPRGPLHLTTDEQARFVHPPEYAPRSPVTTDCTACGACCAAPDIHALNKPLGVPCVNLGPDQGCGHLCAIYATRPPVCRGYQPDWVCGEVAPLPTLDARTRRFLEIYGLQPDSLP, translated from the coding sequence ATGATCCCGCGCGGGCCGCTCCACCTGACCACCGACGAGCAGGCCCGCTTCGTGCATCCACCCGAGTACGCGCCGCGCAGTCCCGTCACGACCGACTGCACGGCGTGCGGGGCGTGCTGCGCCGCGCCGGACATCCACGCGCTGAACAAACCCCTCGGCGTGCCCTGCGTGAACCTCGGCCCCGACCAGGGCTGCGGGCACCTGTGCGCCATCTACGCCACCCGGCCCCCTGTATGCCGGGGCTACCAGCCGGACTGGGTATGCGGCGAGGTCGCGCCGCTGCCCACCCTGGACGCCCGCACCCGGCGCTTCCTGGAGATCTACGGGTTACAGCCTGACAGCCTCCCGTAA